Sequence from the Cuniculiplasma divulgatum genome:
GGCCATTCGCATAAATTCAAAACTTTTCCCGCCTATCTCCACAGATTCTGCCTGAATCATGGTGAGAAATGCCATGCATGCATAAAACCTGTTCTCATATGATATGGCAGTCTGCTTGTGGAACCATCAACTCTACCATACCATGTTCCAGGTGAAATAGGGTAATTGCAATCCGGCATCGTGCCTGTTGGAATGCCGCCGACATGGGGCCTGATTGGAAATGGTTATATAGAAGTTTATTTTTACTAGTCTGAGGTCATTATGATAGGTGGACAACCAATATTCATATTAAAGGAAGGGTCAAAAAGAGAGACGGGCAAGGACGCCATGAAGAACAATATTGACGCCGCAAAGAGCATCGCCAGTGCGGTAAGGTCAAGCCTTGGCCCTAGGGGAATGGACAAGATGCTGGTGGATTCACTTGGCGATATTGTGATCACCAATGACGGTGTAACCATACTCAAGGAAATGGATGTTGAGCATCCTGCAGCCAAGATGATGGTTGAGGTTTCCAAGACACAGGATTCCTTTGTTGGTGACGGCACCACAACCGCAGTCATCGTGGCTGGGGCACTTCTGCAGGAGGCAGAGAGCCTTATTAACCAGAATGTACACCCCACCGTTATATCATCAGGATACAGGATGGCAGCAGACCAGTCCAAGAAGATACTGGACGACATATCCAAGCCAGTGAAGTTCACCGACAAGGAACTCCTGAAGAAGATGGCAGGCACATCACTCAGCAGCAAGAGTGCCTCATCAAGCAAGGATCTCCTTTCAGACATATCCGTGGATGCCATAAAGGCAGTTGCAGAGAAGAGGGACAATAACTACACCGTGGATTTCGACAACATACAGGTTGTCAAGAAACAGGGTGGAGACATTGACGACACGCAGCTCATCTATGGTATAATCGTTGACAAGGAGAAGGTTCACCCCGGAATGCCAAACTTCGTCAAGAATGCAAAGATCGCGCTACTGGATGCTGCACTTGAGATAAAGAAGCCAGAGTTCGACACCAACATAAGGATTGATGATCCATCCATGATCCAGAAATTCCTTTCTCAGGAAGAGGGGCTGCTCAAGGATATGGTGCAGAAGGTCAAGAAATCCGGTGCAAATGTCCTCATCACCCAGAAGGGAATAGACGATCTTGCACAGCACTACCTTTCCAAGGAAGGCATATATGCAGTCAGGAGAGTCAAGAAAAGCGACGTGGAGAAGCTCTCAAAGGCAACCGGAGCCGCCATAGTATCCTCAATTGAGGAACTGTCGGATCAGGACCTGGGCGCCGCCGAAATGGTTGAGCAGGTGAAGATCGGAGACGATTACCTTACATTCGTGACCGGCTGCAAGAATCCAAAGGCCGTGAGCATACTGGTCAGAGGCGGCACAGAGCATGTTGTTGACGAAATAGAGAGATCAATAACGGATTCACTCCATGTTGTTGCTGCGGCTGTTGAAGACGGAGCTTATGTTGCTGGAGGCGGCTCTGCTGCCTCAGAAATAGCCCTGAAGCTCAGGGAGTATGCATCAAAGGTTGGAGGGAGACAGCAGCTTGCAATAGAGAAATTCGCCAATGCAATGGAGGAGATCCCCAGGGCTCTCTCAGAAAACGCCGGGCTTGATGCCATAGACATACTCATAAAGATAAGGAATGAGCACGCCAAGGGAAACAAGACAGCAGGAGTCAACGTGTTCACCGGCAATGTGGAGGACATGGAGAAAGTTGGCGTTATAGAGCCAATCAGAGTGGGCAAACAGGCCATAGAGGCTGCCACAGATGCCGCCGTGATGATCCTCAGGATAGATGATGTGATCGCCACGAAAGGATCCAAGGGCGGAGCACCACCAAGCGGCGGTCCCGGACCAGGCGGAGACTCCGATTAAACCCATTTTTCCATTTTATAAATTTAACATATCCCATTGAGTTTTCTCATTTTTCTGATTTCATGAGTATCCTCTGTCGTTTAACAAAGATTATATAATAATTATATCTGTTGCGTCGTGGAAAACGCTTACACTCAAATTTACAAGAAACAGCAGTATGGGCTTGTGGGGAAACACTCAGCCGTAAAGGTCTGCCACTGGACGAAGAGCGAGATCACCGGCGGCAAAGGATGCTACAAGGGCGATTTCTACGGAATAAAATCGCATCAGTGCGTGCAGATGACGCCTACCCTGAACTCCTGCACCGAGAACTGCTCATTCTGCTGGAGATTCCAGGGATTTGACAGCATGCACATATCCGATGAGGATGACCCTGAATTCATCCTGGAAGAATCAATAAAGGCACACAGGAAGCTTCTGACCGGATTCAAGGGGAATCCAAAGGTCACTGAAGAGAAGTGGAATGAAGCTGACAACCCAAAACACATTGCCATCTCCCTTACCGGAGAGCCAACACTCTACTCCAGGCTTGGCGAATTCATAGCTCTCGCCAGAAAGAGAGGGATTTCCACATTCCTTGTAACAAACGGCACTCTTCCCATGGTCCTGGAGAAACTTGACCCTCTGCCCACCCAGCTTTACGTCACCACTGCCGGCCCCACAAAGCAGATTTTTCACGACGTGCTGAATCCGGCCATCGGCAATGCATGGGAAAACTTCCTCAGAACGCTGGAGCTGCTGCCTTCGCTTGATACCAGGAAGGTCATAAGGCACACCCTGGTTAAGGATGTCAATATGCCGTACCTGGAGGAATACGCGAAGCTTGACAGCATAGCCAGCCCGGACTTCATCGAGTCAAAGGGCTATGTACATGTGGGACAGTCCATTACCCGGCTAGGAATTGAGAATATGCCTTCCCATGATTATGTGGTGGATTTCAGCAGGGCTCTTGGATCAATGCTGGGATACGAATTTGCCGGTGAGAGAAGG
This genomic interval carries:
- the thsB gene encoding thermosome subunit beta, which encodes MIGGQPIFILKEGSKRETGKDAMKNNIDAAKSIASAVRSSLGPRGMDKMLVDSLGDIVITNDGVTILKEMDVEHPAAKMMVEVSKTQDSFVGDGTTTAVIVAGALLQEAESLINQNVHPTVISSGYRMAADQSKKILDDISKPVKFTDKELLKKMAGTSLSSKSASSSKDLLSDISVDAIKAVAEKRDNNYTVDFDNIQVVKKQGGDIDDTQLIYGIIVDKEKVHPGMPNFVKNAKIALLDAALEIKKPEFDTNIRIDDPSMIQKFLSQEEGLLKDMVQKVKKSGANVLITQKGIDDLAQHYLSKEGIYAVRRVKKSDVEKLSKATGAAIVSSIEELSDQDLGAAEMVEQVKIGDDYLTFVTGCKNPKAVSILVRGGTEHVVDEIERSITDSLHVVAAAVEDGAYVAGGGSAASEIALKLREYASKVGGRQQLAIEKFANAMEEIPRALSENAGLDAIDILIKIRNEHAKGNKTAGVNVFTGNVEDMEKVGVIEPIRVGKQAIEAATDAAVMILRIDDVIATKGSKGGAPPSGGPGPGGDSD
- the twy1 gene encoding 4-demethylwyosine synthase TYW1, with the protein product MENAYTQIYKKQQYGLVGKHSAVKVCHWTKSEITGGKGCYKGDFYGIKSHQCVQMTPTLNSCTENCSFCWRFQGFDSMHISDEDDPEFILEESIKAHRKLLTGFKGNPKVTEEKWNEADNPKHIAISLTGEPTLYSRLGEFIALARKRGISTFLVTNGTLPMVLEKLDPLPTQLYVTTAGPTKQIFHDVLNPAIGNAWENFLRTLELLPSLDTRKVIRHTLVKDVNMPYLEEYAKLDSIASPDFIESKGYVHVGQSITRLGIENMPSHDYVVDFSRALGSMLGYEFAGERRDSRVTLLAKDPSRAKIDFSAI